A DNA window from Helianthus annuus cultivar XRQ/B chromosome 15, HanXRQr2.0-SUNRISE, whole genome shotgun sequence contains the following coding sequences:
- the LOC110872577 gene encoding uncharacterized protein LOC110872577: MITNNQAFCLPIIFLIFSGSIFSSASATPPAKILSGIASNTLSALFKWLWSLKPDTKISTGVSSRSMVKYEGGYSVETVFDGSKLGIEPYSVVVTPSGEVLVLDSENSNVYKVSTPLSKYSRPKILAGSPEGLFGHVDGKPRESRMNHPKGLTVDDKGNVYVADTMNMAIRKITDAGVVTIAGGNLARGTGHIDGPSDAAKFSDDFDIIYVASSCSILVIDRGNQAIREIQLHEDDCSHQYDGDDPLGIAVLGVAMFFGFMLALLQRRVGAMFSPQRDPRPMMNIVPPSAYQMPMRSARPPLIPPEDEYEKEQDSLFVSLGKLMIKPITTVFAIFFGSSSSKKNRSHPHLQMNYPQPLPFSTTWPMQESFVIPHQDVPPPLETRDPSPYPYPFMTHNPEPAERPRPSKQTRYLNSGTGSGQNSECLNEQQQTKQSQKHQHRQQHHQKHHSSGSQTYYEKSETTNEVVFGAVQEQERKHEAVVIKAVDYNNIPNYNQPNVRSRYNYMGYAYGSTNE, encoded by the exons ATGATCACCAACAACCAAGCATTCTGTCTACCCATTATCTTTCTCATATTTTCTGGATCAATCTTCTCATCAGCATCCGCAACACCACCCGCAA AAATTCTCAGCGGCATTGCGTCGAACACCTTGTCTGCACTGTTCAAATGGCTGTGGTCTTTAAAACCTGACACCAAAATCAGCACGG GTGTTTCTAGCAGGTCAATGGTGAAATATGAAGGTGGTTATTCTGTTGAAACAGTTTTTGATGGAAGTAAACTTGGGATTGAGCCTTATTCTGTGGTGGTGACTCCATCTGGGGAGGTTCTTGTGTTGGATTCTGAAAATAGTAATGTTTATAAAGTCTCAACACCCTTGTCAAAAT ATAGCCGTCCAAAGATTCTGGCTGGTTCACCTGAAGGGTTGTTCGGGCATGTGGATGGGAAGCCAAGAGAATCCCGAATGAACCACCCGAAAGGGCTTACAGTGGACGACAAAGGAAATGTATACGTGGCTGACACCATGAATATGGCTATTAGGAAGATCACTGATGCAG GGGTTGTAACCATAGCTGGAGGAAACTTGGCACGAGGGACGGGTCATATTGATGGTCCAAGTGACGCTGCAAAGTTTTCAGATGATTTCGATATAATATACGTTGCGAGTAGCTGCTCTATTTTAGTTATTGATAGAGGTAACCAAGCAATTCGAGAAATCCAACTTCATGAAGATGATTGTTCTCATCAGTATGATGGCGATGACCCTTTAGGGATAGCGGTTCTTGGTGTTGCAATGTTCTTTGGCTTTATGCTAGCATTGTTACAACGTAGAGTTGGTGCAATGTTTTCGCCACAAAGG GATCCAAGGCCGATGATGAACATTGTTCCTCCATCTGCATATCAAATGCCGATGAGATCAGCAAGACCGCCTCTAATTCCACCCGAAGACGAATACGAGAAAGAACAAGACAGCTTATTTGTTTCACTTGGAAAACTTATGATCAAACCTATAACAACTGTTTTTGCAATCTTCTTTGGTTCATCTAGTTCCAAAAAGAACCGATCTCACCCTCATCTTCAAATGAATTACCCTCAACCCCTTCCATTTTCAACCACTTGGCCTATGCAAGAAAGCTTTGTAATTCCCCATCAAGATGTCCCCCCACCACTAGAAACCCGAGACCCGTCCCCATACCCGTACCCGTTTATGACCCACAACCCAGAACCCGCAGAAAGACCACGACCTTCTAAACAGACCCGGTATCTTAATAGTGGAACTGGAAGTGGACAAAACAGTGAATGCCTTAACGAACAACAGCAAACGAAACAATCTCAAAAACATCAACATCGTCAACAACATCATCAGAAACATCACTCGTCGGGTTCTCAAACTTATTATGAGAAGAGCGAGACAACCAACGAGGTGGTTTTTGGGGCTGTTCAAGAACAGGAGAGGAAACATGAAGCTGTGGTGATTAAGGCTGTTGATTATAATAACATCCCGAATTACAATCAACCGAATGTTCGGTCTAGGTATAATTACATGGGTTATGCATACGGTAGTACAAATGAATGA
- the LOC110869839 gene encoding protein FAR1-RELATED SEQUENCE 5-like, with protein MADSNSQQHRTVAGGTELPNLNDDPGSPLNVVPHNLSLHFAFNEDEDALGEGRVSLDPEPISSELPASLLNQNGPNNDEDGVQDCTFTQLLSTGVHADEEFYVHHTPNGTRMWCPNVPIVLKPVVGSVYETWKDVFSMYKDYAVYSGFSIHKGQTKRWKGYNMIFVPFTGVDNHKQCVTFGAGLLFNETTESYKWLLESFLKAHKKQPKLVLTDQDPSMKAAISEVFTDSRHRLCMWHIMKKLPTKFCVFICIYCWRPVTNSELRALIYRLVWSIHMKPSTFETRWQLLMEEYRLQDHDWLNDMYSIRDQWVPAYFCDIPMCCLMKTTSRCESSNSSFKVNSSSANTLVQFMLCYETRIDNHRYRQRVAEFKTSSSVFMDSTDLAIEKHAFELYTHAISTEVRKEIYKGKLFCYIVNTEDCDDVCVYYVNQLDKRNNTTNTFTVKLELSNQSVSCSCNNFIRIGYLCRHIFCVYRVNNIEKIPAQFVVKRWSRDVLPKSLFSIESRYGVDTRPQAAARSQILEIVTECVDALRSDVGGLSSFAEQIKELKCKLLNGGPVDDEANNDNYAAVEELLGVSLDGDVTLNNPDGIRNKGRGKRRRLSRAPQDGTSNSAVKPPKTPRLCRTCMKYVTGHDSRNCKKKKNKNKSGNEDEDSSSASQEST; from the exons ATGGCTGATTCGAACAGCCAACAACATCGAACTGTTGCCGGTGGTACGGAGTTACCCAACCTCAATGATGATCCTGGTTCACCCTTAAATGTTGTCCCACATAATCTTTCACTTCattttgcatttaatgaagatgaagatgcttTGGGTGAGGGTAGAGTTTCACTAGATCCTGAACCTATTTCTTCAGAGCTTCCAG CCTCACTTCTGAATCAAAATGGCCCAAATAATGATGAAGATGGTGTTCAGGATTGTACTTTTACGCAGTTGCTATCCACAG GTGTTCATGCGGACGAGGAATTTTATGTTCACCACACACCCAATGGGACTAGAATGTGGTGTCCTAATGTTCCTATTGTTTTAAAGCCTGTTGTTGGTTCTGTATATGAAACATGGAAGGATGTGTTCAGTATGTACAAGGACTATGCTGTGTATTCTGGGTTTTCTATTCATAAGGGGCAAACCAAGAGATGGAAGGG GTACAACATGATTTTTGTTCCTTTCACTGGCGTtgataatcataaacaatgtgtGACATTCGGTGCTGGCTTGCTATTCAACGAAACCACTGAGTCTTACAAGTGGTTGCTTGAATCATTTCTGAAGGCACACAAGAAGCAACCAAAGTTAGTTCTGACGGACCAGGACCCTTCAATGAAAGCTGCCATTTCAGAGGTTTTCACAGACTCTCGGCACCGCCTTTGCATGTGGCATATTATGAAGAAACTTCCCACCAAG TTTTGTGTTTTCATATGTATATATTGCTGGAGACCTGTTACAAACTCTGAGCTAAGAGCATTGATTTATCGTTTGGTGTGGAGTATTCACATGAAGCCATCTACATTTGAGACGCGTTGGCAACTTTTGATGGAGGAATATAGGTTACAAGATCACGACTGGTTGAATGACATGTACTCAATTAGGGACCAATGGGTACCTGCCTACTTCTGTGACATCCCAATGTGTTGTCTGATGAAGACTACATCAAGATGTGAAAGCTCTAACTCAAGCTTCAAGGTCAACTCTTCTAGCGCTAACACACTAGTTCAGTTCATGCTATGTTACGAAACTAGGATAGACAATCATCGTTACAGGCAACGTGTTGCAGAGTTTAAAACTTCATCTAGTGTATTCATGGACAGTACTGACTTAGCTATTGAGAAGCATGCTTTTGAGTTGTATACACATGCAATTTCCACAGAAGTAAGAAAAGAGATATACAAGGGGAAGCTGTTTTGTTACATTGTAAACACGGAGGATTGTGATGATGTTTGTGTTTACTATGTGAATCAGTTGGACAAACGTAACAATACAACCAACACATTCACG GTTAAACTTGAGTTGAGTAATCAGTCGGTATCCTGTTCATGCAACAACTTCATCCGTATTGGATATCTGTGTAGGCACATTTTTTGTGTTTACCGGGTAAACAATATTGAAAAAATCCCGGCCCAGTTTGTTGTTAAGCGTTGGTCTAGGGACGTGCTTCCTAAAAGTTTATTTTCTATTGAGAGTCGATATGGCGTTGACACTCGTCCACAAGCTGCTGCGAGAAGTCAGATTCTTGAGATCGTAACTGAATGTGTGGACGCATTAAGAAGTGATGTTGGAGGACTTTCTTCTTTCGCTGAGCAGATAAAGGAACTGAAATGCAAGTTACTAAATGGAGGACCAGTTGATGACGAAGCCAACAATGATAACTATGCTGCTGTTGAAGAATTGCTTGGTGTTTCTTTAGATGGGGACGTAACTCTCAACAATCCAGACGGGATCAGGAACAAAGGACGCGGCAAACGCCGACGATTGTCTAGAGCACCTCAGGATGGAACGAGCAACTCTGCTGTCAAACCTCCCAAAACACCCAGGCTTTGCCGAACCTGTATGAAGTACGTGACTGGGCATGATTCAAGAAATTGCAAGAAAAAGAAGAACAAGAATAAATCGGGTAACGAGGACGAGGACTCAAGCTCTGCGAGTCAGGAGTCCACTTGA
- the LOC110872576 gene encoding RING-H2 finger protein ATL46 codes for MMLVQERLFLEHANVKEDGVVGYQQSSPPSSSGAKISPAVLFIIIILAVLFFISGLLHLLVRFLTKHQSSSNSQRSNRFPDGSPSAALQRQLQQLFHLHDSGLDQTFIDALPVFMYKEVVGANEPFDCAVCLCEFSENDKLRLLPTCSHAFHISCIDTWLLSNSTCPLCRNTLFDPGFSIDNPMFEYDDPREPDESGIKTVENEQTLVEKGVFSVRLGKFRKLSEGESETGGETSSSNLDARRCYSMGSYEYVVGDTYLRVPLRSRRDLQDAKFVKNVEQNERIEDRTLDEDMEGKKINIGAKTDSFSVSKIWLWSKKRKFASSDDNQMHNPSSVDMELPRIGRFTRFLSWR; via the exons ATGATGTTAGTACAAGAAAGATTGTTTCTTGAGCATGCAAATGTTAAAGAAGATGGTGTTGTTGGGTACCaacaatcatcaccaccatcatcttcaggTGCTAAAATAAGCCCTGCAGTTCTGTTCATTATAATAATATTGGCAGTCTTGTTTTTCATATCTGGTTTGCTTCACTTGCTTGTGAGGTTTTTGACAAAGCACCAGTCTTCGTCGAATTCCCAACGGTCGAATCGGTTTCCAGATGGTTCTCCATCTGCTGCACTTCAAAGACAGCTTCAACAGCTTTTTCATTTACATGATTCTGGTTTAGATCAAACATTTATCGACGCGTTACCTGTTTTTATGTATAAAGAAGTAGTGGGTGCGAATGAGCCTTTCGATTGTGCTGTTTGTTTGTGTGAGTTTTCAGAGAATGATAAGTTAAGATTACTCCCAACTTGTAGTCATGCTTTTCATATCAGTTGTATAGATACTTGGCTTTTGTCGAATTCCACTTGCCCTCTTTGTAGAAATACCCTTTTCGACCCTGGGTTTTCGATTGACAACCCGATGTTCGAGTACGATGATCCACGGGAACCCGATGAAAGTGGTATAAAAACAGTGGAAAATGAACAGACTCTAGTTGAGAAAGGGGTGTTTTCGGTAAGACTTGGTAAGTTTAGAAAATTGAGTGAAGGTGAAAGTGAAACAGGCGGTGAGACGAGTAGTAGCAATTTAGACGCACGAAGATGTTATTCGATGGGTTCGTATGAGTATGTGGTAGGCGACACGTATCTCCGAGTCCCGCTGAGGAGTCGGAGGGATTTACAAGATGCAAAATTTGTGAAAAATGTTGAACAAAATGAGCGTATTGAGGATCGTACACTTGATGAAGATATGGAAGGGAAAAAGATAAATATTGGTGCAAAAACTGATAGTTTTTCGGTTTCTAAGATCTGGTTATGGTCGAAGAAACGGAAGTTTGCTAGTTCTGATGATAATCAGATGCATAATCCATCTTCGGTTGACATGGAATTACCACGAATTGGAAGATTTACAAG ATTTCTGTCATGGAGATGA